The nucleotide sequence AGCTTCTAAATTAAATTTCCCATCTTCGGTTAACAGTCTTTTGTACAAccttttcttctctttaGGATATAATTGATTAACTTCCTCAATGGTTGGAATTGAGGAGAAATTTACAATATCAGGATAATGAAAAATCAAGCCAGGAATCTTGAGATCAGCAATCATGAGATCAACATGGAACGTAATATAAGCATCTTCCAACTTTGATGATCTTTCGACGCGACTACAGGACAATCCTTTTTCATACGATAAAATAGTGGGTGGATCATACCAAGCATCGACAGTAGTAGATAAAAGCAATAGTACGAAGTATGGCGTATATGCAATTGAGCCCAACATTATATGTGTGAACCTTAACGTAACACGGTATGATTTATGTAATGCAATAGATGTTTAACGGAGACTACTGTCAATAAATTAcattattttgaataattgcATACAATACGTCGAATTTTAGCCGTTGccactttgaaaattgatggCCACataaaaaaattcaactaaAAACTATCTATGTATGTAAATTAGCGGCTATGCCTCCAAAGATTGTTCTCTATATGTATCATTATTTACACTAGAACTAGACAATTCCACCTAAGTTTTTAACAGTCTTATAAACCAAAACTTAGTTGAGTATATATGTGCAGTGAAGGAAGCAATGAAGCTCACAACGGTAAGGgttcaaaaagtttttggCATGTAGTGCTTTTCTTGCTTCTCTGTAATAAATTGCATTACTGGGATTTTAGAGCACATCATATGCNNNNNNNNNNNNNNNNNNNNNNNNNNNNNNNNNNNNNNNNNNNNNNNNNNNNNNNNNNNNNNNNNNNNNNNNNNNNNNNNNNNNNNNNNNNNNNNNNNNNNNNNNNNNNNNNNNNNNNNNNNNNNNNNNNNNNNNNNNNNNNNNNNNNNNNNNNNNNNNNNNNNNNNNNNNNNNNNNNNNNNNNNNNNNNNNNNNNNNNNNNNNNNNNNNNNNNNNNNNNNNNNNNNNNNNNNNNNNNNNNNNNNNNNNNNNNNNNNNNNNNNNNNNNNNNNNNNNNNNNNNNNNNNNNNNNNNNNNNNNNNNNNNNNNNNNNNNNNNNNNNNNNNNNNNNNNNNNNNNNNNNNNNNNNNNNNNNNNNNNNNNNNNNNNNNNNNNNNNNNNNNNNNNNNNNNNNNNNNNNNNNNNNNNNNNNNNNNNNNNNNNNNNNNNNNNNNNNNNNNNNNNNNNNNNNNNNNNNNNNNNNNNNNNNNNNNNNNNNNNNNNNNNNNNNNNNNNNNNNNNNNNNNNNNNNNNNNNNNNNNNNNNNNNNNNNNNNNNNNNNNNNNNNNNNNNNNNNNNNNNNNNNNNNNNNNNNNNNNNNNNNNNNNNNNNNNNNNNNNNNNNNNNNNNNNNNNNNNNNNNNNNNNNNNNNNNNNNNNNNNNNNNNNNNNNNNNNNNNNNNNNNNNNNNNNNNNNNNNNNNNNNNNNNNNNNNNNNNNNNNNNNNNNNNNNNNNNNNNNNNNNNNNNNNNNNNNNNNNNNNNNNNNNNNNNNNNNNNNNNNNNNNNNNNNNNNNNNNNNNNNNNNNNNNNNNNNNNNNNNNNNNNNNNNNNNNNNNNNNNNNNNNNNNNNNNNNNNNNNNNNNNNNNNNNNNNNNNNNNNNNNNNNNNNNNNNNNNNNNNNNNNNNNNNNNNNNNNNNNNNNNNNNNNNNNNNNNNNNNNNNNNNNNNNNNNNNNNNNNNNNNNNNNNNNNNNNNNNNNNNNNNNNNNNNNNNNNNNNNNNNNNNNNNNNNNNNNNNNNNNNNNNNNNNNNNNNNNNNNNNNNNNNNNNNNNNNNNNNNNNNNNNNNNNNNNNNNNNNNNNNNNNNNNNNNNNNNNNNNNNNNNNNNNNNNNNNNNNNNNNNNNNNNNNNNNNNNNNNNNNNNNNNNNNNNNNNNNNNNNNNNNNNNNNNNNNNNNNTTCAGGTTTATAGAATTGAGGAATAAGATGACAATCTAGTCTTAATAACCTGCGCTTGGATCTATGCTAAAGAGAAATGGAGATAGGCTATTTATATTCGCCTACGACAAGTGGCTATTCTTTTAAAATTGTCTTTTTCTAAACACAATTACACAACTTATTTCTCTTCCTTTTTATCAACCTATTGACCTATTGGGCATTTTCTCAAATACTCAGCTTTATTCTTCAACACTCTAACTGatttaaagaaaatttcTTCTGGTGACATTGCTCCCGTTGATTCAACTTGGAAGATAAAATAATCTCTTTGTCTACCTAATTTCACTTTACCATTAAATTCAGGATGTCTCAATACTTCTCTTGATACAGTGTCTTTCCTGGCATCAGCAACGTAAGCCTCACCTTTTGGATCTATTTCAATCACACCCGAGGGaaaacatttttgaaattttttggCCAATTCACCCGTTATTGGTTCTTTGATATCAATCACGGGTAATAATCTATATGATGCTGTTGCTACGGGGGAAAATTTAGCATGATCAGCTCCAATACCTAATATGCAATGAGCTCTTAATGAAATTTCTTGTCCTGGTCTTAGTTTTGCCAATAAGATATTTGGATCAGTGGGGACTACTGGGTTATCTTTatatttttccaattgacTACCTTGTGGCTCAAATTTCAAGTCTTTGGCGTAAACATTGCTATTTCGATACAATTCGCTAGGGTTGGTTGAGTTTTTAGGTGCATGGGGGTTCTTGGTACATGTAACATCCAATGACAATACTATGGTATTATCTTCAGTATAACgatcattttcatcaacggTTTTATCTACCCAAGTTAAAGAATCAGGATCAACTTTTAATGGAATTAACCCAATTCGATGGGCCAATACTTCATCTTGTATAACTGATGTATTCATAAATGAATATACCGTCTCAACTGCCACAGAGGGAACTTCAGCAATCATTATACGACGGAACGCATTAGCTATGGATGTGTCTATGTGGACCAAATCGAAATTAGCAACACGTTCACTAACGTTGGTGATTTTAATATCAAACGattgtttaaatttctcaatatCCCATGAATAATCTCCTGAAGATTGATGCCCAGGGAAATCGGTGGATGATGTGTTTGTGACTCTATTATATTCTATCCCTACTATATTATTATCAGACATTATTGCTTTGAGGGTTTTGCAGGTGCCGTTATTGAAGCGATGATCTAGATGCTCTAAagtcaacttttttttttcaactcttcacACACAAGGAATTGGTGCAAAGATGAGGTAGAGCTACCGATTGTTTCGGAgatacaaacaaaagagaaaattaCAATACATCAAAATAAAGCATAATGCCTCTGTTCTCTCTATACAAATCATACTAAGCTAGACACTCTCGGAAACGCACCAGGCAAAGTCGAAGAAGATGTCGATAATCCACTACTCTCTCCAGaattttgtatattgaCCTTTagtttcatcattttcttaATACcatcaaacaaatcaatagTTAGTAATTGAACATTTCCATTATATCCATCGCCTTCAATACGGGCTTTATCTATAATCTCTTCATTGTGAGCACCATTGCTTAATAGCTCACTCAATGGTATATCTTCGGCGCCACTTTGTAGCGTCAGCAGCACCAGCAGCACCAGCAGTAACACTTCTCCAACACCACGTGACGCCCTCCCTTCACTTACTCTAGCTGAATTCTCCTCCACTGGTTCAccctcttcttctccttcctcctcttcctcctcaAACACATCTTCATTACCCACAACACCATGcaaatacaaaagaatCATCTGTAATCCAAACACGACAAAATCCAACACCATCAACTCCAATCGATTAAAAGGCAACCTCTCCCCAATAAACTGCACCGTCAATCCACCATACAAATACCCAACCGCTTCGTCCCCACTACGCCCACTACTACTTGGACTCTTTGAATAAACaccaaatatcaaatgcgtcaaaaaacaataagcATTCATAAATACGACACCACGAAAACTCATCTTGATCATAGTTTTCACATGGTGAGTAGAAAAGTTGTAATATCGACTGACATAATCGGGGTTGATGTTTAGTATAGCAAAATGGATGGTACTTCGGaggaacaatttgaaaaatgataAATCTCGTAGGTAGATAATGACGATTatcacaatttcaattagTTGAAATGATTGTTTTAGGTCCGTGGTGAAGaattttttccttttggaTAGTacttgttgattatttaTTATCGTTTGTTCTAATGTAGGGCatttttggtgttgaaagtTTTGTAGTTCTTGTTCAAGATTGATTGGATGCATTTTAATAGTGTAGTTTTGATGTGAGCATGTAAAAGCTGTTTAAGTGTATGACTTCAAGGTTATTTACTGCATTAATATGGGAGATGAAATGGTCAAATGTGCGTCTTAGGGGTATATAATCTGAGTTGAATGATGGTGACAGTCTATATAGAAGTATCAATTGTTCGGAATTATTTTTCTTAAATAAAACGCATTTTATTTTTCGCCTCTTTACAAAGTAATTCTCATTTACATTTGTATAACACACTACTGATCCATCACAAATTTGTACCGGTTTGTCTGTATTTACATCAAATGTACAATATGTCTATATAATAATCCCATCTATCCTAATGATCCATTACTTCGTTTATTTATAATTAAAGGAGCTTCAATTGGATAAACATCACTCAATGTTTCAGGTTCTTGAATCTGCAGTTGTTCatgtgatgatgatgatggtggtaGTGGTTGTAactcattcaaatcaacattaTAAAGTTCTAGAATCTTTCGGATGTCTTGTTCATCTTTAGTAATCACAAAGGCGTCAGATCCTGAATTCCGGGTATGTTCACCTTGTTTATATTGATTCATATTGCCCACgtcctcttcttcttcatcatcactgtCTATTAGACCTcccaaattttcaaatgtcaCTGCTTTGACAGTTTTACTTCTCTTTGCTTCTCGATCAATCAAGTGTAATTCATTCTCCACGAGtttttccatttcttcattCTTGTGACAATTTAATCTTGCTAATCGTTCACCATGAGTTTCAAGACACTCTGCAGGtacaaatccaattttacCATCTTCTTTATCCAGATCGATATCTATTGTTTCATCTTTGGTTTCTTGGTATCTTGCtattttttcatctttggtcaatttcttgattaaCCACCAATaattatcttcatcatttaaTAAATGCACCGGTTCATCGCGTGTTAATGAACAATGTGATGGATCGGGTCCCGAAAAGTCGTAAAGCCCATATAATTTAGTAGGATCTAAATCTCGTGGGGGTGATCTGGGTGGTGAAGGCGGTATTATTAAATCTTCTTGatcctcttcctcttctgCTTCTTCGTAGTAGTAATCCTTTTGTTTATCTTCATCTACTTCATCACCCAGATATGTTGatccatcatcaaatgtATCCAAGTAGTCGTCaccatcattatcatcatcttcatcatcatcgtcgGCGTCGTCGTCATCGTCGGCATCATCTTCAGCTGCGTAATAAAAGTCGTATCTTGAATCACCATCTTCCTCATCTTTCTCGTCTGACGCATATATATCATTCATTTGTGCGTCCCCcaaaaaatcatcaatttgcCTTCTATCATTATCATAAGTTTGCGATTGTGAACTCCCTAATCGATTTTTGGttaaattcaatgaattttgCCTCACCACCGTATTGTTGCCCTTTTTCGTCCTTTGTTTGGTCAATTGACTCTTGTTAATTACACTGTCATCATTATAGTGTGAGGATaatttggtgaatttgGTATATTGACTTCGTTCCTGAAACAATTCATTGGGATTAAAAATGCTATTGTGTATTCGTTGAGTCTTTTCATGATCATTGTATTCGTTAGCATGATTATCGTGTATCATTGTATTTAGCACATGACTTTGTATTTTCTGTTTCCCCAACCCCTGATACTGATTGTTGTAAACTACTGATGATGTATTTGTTTGCTGTGATGAGGTTGATGACAGTATCGATAATTTTCGTTCCAACTCCTTCAATATCTTATTGGTGTCGTCTAGTATTGTCTGATCAAAAGCATAGTCAGAAGAATCATCATTTACGTGGTCACTGGGGACGCTTGTAGCAGATGTAGTGGGTCGAGAGTTTTGCTCTCGACTCCTTTGTTCACTAGTTATGCTCATGAAATAGGGGGAAgcaaaatatcaaatatgTAAAAATACTGAATGATGAATGTATAGCAATGGTGTGTAGTATTAACAAATAAACGTATTGGGTCTGTTTTATAACAAGATGTATATAGTGTGTACTTGGTGTTTGATGCTATTATTGATGTATGTGTAATGTTTATGGTTTGATTCAAGGGTtgttttattcaattctattattttttttgttgttgtctattgtttgtttcgtgtttttgattgtgtttAGTGTCCTGTATATAAAGTATAATTGAATACATACATATCATTACATTACATTACATTATGATACACACTACCACTATGTCCTGTTACAACGCTACTGCTCTACACTCCCCAGTAGATGGTTCCAAAGGAGGCTTAATGAATCTAAAATGGGTGCACTAGATATAGTACTTAAGACACTTACTGATTGAAGTGTATGTAattaattcatcaaaattggtCACACTTTCTCAGAGGGAAATTATATATACAAGGCTTGAGTAAGACATGGGAAACATCATCCACAAGCTATGATCTCAAATCACATCTTAAGTTAGATAGAAGTATACCTAAAACtatcaaaatctttgatTGACGCACacgtatatatatatatgtgtgtgtgtgtgtgtgtgtgtgtatatgtgtatatatatatagataCTTCGGATGTAACTGATAGTAAAAAGTATGACAGATTTTCTACATGTCTCTCACTTTACAAAACGCAATAGAACAAAAGACAAAGTTTTTAAAGGCTTTTGTTAGTGGTCGTGGTGGTGGAGACAAACACCGCGCCGCACAAagggaaaaaaaataaaaccaGGCACGCGAGGAGGGGAGGGGGATGAAAACAGAGCCAAGCCCAAATGGAATACACGATCGCCAGAGGGGGAAAGGACCCTTTGATAACATTTCATCTCAAGTTTAGAAACAAATCTCTTTTCTCAACCCTTTTCTAGAAGTACATCCCAATAAAGGTTTGATAGTAAAGTTAAACTAATCACGATTCAGGGACCTCTTTttaatcaaaagaattttaCGAGATCATCGATCAATATATAAGAACAATGTTTCGCGTCTTGTACAAACTAATACAACATTGTGCAACTTTATATTTTGTCTCAACACTAAAAGagcttcaacttcattcaGATTGTGAGATCTTGTAGCCGAGACGGGCCATCATACAATTCGGTTTCAAATTTACCATAAACATAGAGTTGTTCATTActtatttttcttttttttttaactCTATACATTATTTGCAAAAAGCTAAACCACAAGAAGCAAGGTGtcttttaatttcaatttccctTGACAACTTCATTAATAGCATTGGCCAAATATTCAACGTTATTATCATTAATTCCTGAAATACTGAATCTACCATCTTCAGTAGCATAAACACTATAAtcatttctcaatttaATCACTTGTTCTGGTGATAATCCAGTATAAACAAACATACCCctttgtttcaacaagtGGTCCCAGTTGTAGTTAGACTTATCCAAGTTGTCATACAATTTTTGACGAACATTGTTCAATCTTCCAACAACtttatccaattcttccaacCATTGAGGTAATAAACCACtagattcatcaaatataacttcaacaattttagaACCGTGGATAGGTGGAGATGAATAAATTGGTCtaatcaacttcttcaactgtgattcaattgcttttgattctttggCAGATGGAGTaataattgaaattgaaccaGTTCTTTCACCGTATAATCCCATATTCTTGGCAAATGATTGACACAAGGCAAAAGTTGGAATCTTGTTCTCGTTAGCCAATTTAGTCAATTTTctaatcaattcaatatcattatATGGTTTACCACTAGCAAAACCTTGATAAGCCATATCAACAAGTGGGAAAAATCTTTTATCTTGAATAATTTGCAATACTTCATCCCATTGTTCATTGGTTAAATCCATACCAGTTGGATTATGACAACAAGCATGtaacaaaacaattgatcCTTCTGGTTGCGATTGTAAagattttttcaaattttcataatccaaatcatttttACTAGTTTCATAATAATTGTAAAATTCTGGTTCTAAACCAGCATCTTTGAAAACAGCAACATGATTAGCCCAAGTTGGTTTGGGAACAAGGATCTTTTTGTTGGTATAGAACCTGTTTAAGAAATCAGCAATAACTCTTAAAGACCCAGTACCAGAAATGGTTTGAGAAGTAACAACTCtaccatcatcaatcaattgcttaCCATTGGAGTCTTTGttggagttgttgaagataaaaTTCTTGACAATCGACTGGAAATTCTTGGACCCAATAATAGCAGTATATTCCTTTTCAgtttccttcttcaacaaaatttcttcaGCTTTTTTAACTGACGGGAAAATAATTGGCTTACCAGAATTGTCCCTATAAGCACCAACACCCAAGTTAATCTTTTTAGGATTGGAATCATTATTATAGGCTTCAGTAATACCCAAGATCTTATCAGGTGGAGCCAATGGAATTTCagcaaatttcaaacaagcGGCCGAAGAAGATAATGATCTTAATTGCACTTGTAACTGtaacaattgttgtttattcttgatcaattgagtcTTGTAcatgatgatgatgatgatgataaggaggagaagaagaagactATTGTTATGGGAAGAAAGTAAAAATACAGTTGtcaaaaaaggaaaagaaaagtacaagaacaagaacaagaaacgagaattattcaattgggTATATATTTAAAAGATCGGTTAtataaatttttcaacctcAACTGTTTGTCTCTGACGAATGGaagttttgtatttttagTTTTTGTGTTTCCTCTAtacaaaaattttaaagaaTCTCCCCGCTTTACTTAAAATAAGCACGCACACTCACTCACATATACACGCAAACAGtcaatatatatatacaacaacaacttaaTGACAGCAACGGGGATTGAAAGGTGATGTTTAATTTGACAGCATCAATTGATGCATAGAAAGTCACATCAATCAAAGACTTTATCTTCCATTGTAATGTTACAGGGTTCCAAGGTATACGAAAGATGAGTAATCACATGACTCATTTGTACTACTCAtgtgaaaagaaaatccTCTATaccaaaaaaattgttcctAATTAATCCGTAAATTTACACAAACATTTTGTATATATCTCCactttgtttgttgttggtacTAGTTTTTCGCGCCAATAGAATATTGTTCTTCCACTTCGACTGAGATGCATCCGCCTACACACAATTTCTGTGCATAATAGTAACCCAAATTTTAGGTCGGAAGAGACCACCCATTTGCGCTATtaattcaaacaaaattaaatgttgaatgcaagaaaaaggaaaaagaaaaagaaaataaagatgGCTTATTGTTTAAACTACTTACCCGATATCGGAATCTAAACCTAGTTGTTCAACCACAAAGGTTAGATCTAACAATCTTTTTGCTCTCGCGAgatatcaattgaaacGCCACAGTATTAACTCTGTTCCTCTCGTCTATGCGGTAGCGTCTACATCAATCTCTGTATGGACTCAACTTGTGAATGTAAATCATACGATATGCTGCAAAATTGTttagttttgtttttgtttattttttttgcctCTTTCTCTTCGCCTACATCCTCGGGACAATTTTAACTATCACTGTATTTAACTATGTAGCATTCAGCAAAACTTAACCATATACTTATGACAGTCAAGAATTAATCAGGACAGACTGACACTATCTGTAGTTTGGGATAATGACGCGACATTAGTGGCAAAAAATTGACACACTAAATCAATGAcgaaatttatcaacataCTTGAAATGCAACTCAAATCATGTGGCACTAAGATCTGGGTAATTACAACAAGAACGGGGTAGCAACATCAAACATCACCTGATTACGCAAGTTGACTCTACTGGTCCAGCTCCATACATCTGAACTTTACACAGCTATttaaaaagtttgaatCCCTGCCAGTGCTGAAACTGGTCTCACCGCAAATTGATCTCATTGCAAGGAGTTGCA is from Candida orthopsilosis Co 90-125, chromosome 1 draft sequence and encodes:
- a CDS encoding Bud14 SH3-domain-containing protein; translation: MSITSEQRSREQNSRPTTSATSVPSDHVNDDSSDYAFDQTILDDTNKILKELERKLSISSSTSSQQTNTSSVVYNNQYQGLGKQKIQSHVLNTMIHDNHANEYNDHEKTQRIHNSIFNPNELFQERSQYTKFTKLSSHYNDDSVINKSQLTKQRTKKGNNTVVRQNSLNLTKNRLGSSQSQTYDNDRRQIDDFLGDAQMNDIYASDEKDEEDGDSRYDFYYAAEDDADDDDDADDDDEDDDNDGDDYLDTFDDGSTYSGDEVDEDKQKDYYYEEAEEEEDQEDLIIPPSPPRSPPRDLDPTKLYGLYDFSGPDPSHCSLTRDEPVHLLNDEDNYWWLIKKLTKDEKIARYQETKDETIDIDSDKEDGKIGFVPAECLETHGERLARLNCHKNEEMEKLVENELHLIDREAKRSKTVKAVTFENLGGLIDSDDEEEEDVGNMNQYKQGEHTRNSGSDAFVITKDEQDIRKILELYNVDLNELQPLPPSSSSHEQSQIQEPETLSDVYPIEAPLIINKRSNGSLG
- a CDS encoding Aat1 aspartate aminotransferase: MYKTQLIKNKQQLLQLQVQLRSLSSSAACLKFAEIPLAPPDKILGITEAYNNDSNPKKINLGVGAYRDNSGKPIIFPSVKKAEEILLKKETEKEYTAIIGSKNFQSIVKNFIFNNSNKDSNGKQLIDDGRVVTSQTISGTGSLRVIADFLNRFYTNKKILVPKPTWANHVAVFKDAGLEPEFYNYYETSKNDLDYENLKKSLQSQPEGSIVLLHACCHNPTGMDLTNEQWDEVLQIIQDKRFFPLVDMAYQGFASGKPYNDIELIRKLTKLANENKIPTFALCQSFAKNMGLYGERTGSISIITPSAKESKAIESQLKKLIRPIYSSPPIHGSKIVEVIFDESSGLLPQWLEELDKVVGRLNNVRQKLYDNLDKSNYNWDHLLKQRGMFVYTGLSPEQVIKLRNDYSVYATEDGRFSISGINDNNVEYLANAINEVVKGN
- a CDS encoding Rpc40 RNA polymerase, producing MSDNNIVGIEYNRVTNTSSTDFPGHQSSGDYSWDIEKFKQSFDIKITNVSERVANFDLVHIDTSIANAFRRIMIAEVPSVAVETVYSFMNTSVIQDEVLAHRIGLIPLKVDPDSLTWVDKTVDENDRYTEDNTIVLSLDVTCTKNPHAPKNSTNPSELYRNSNVYAKDLKFEPQGSQLEKYKDNPVVPTDPNILLAKLRPGQEISLRAHCILGIGADHAKFSPVATASYRLLPVIDIKEPITGELAKKFQKCFPSGVIEIDPKGEAYVADARKDTVSREVLRHPEFNGKVKLGRQRDYFIFQVESTGAMSPEEIFFKSVRVLKNKAEYLRKCPIGQ